A stretch of the Paenibacillus dendritiformis genome encodes the following:
- a CDS encoding sensor histidine kinase: MRTIFKYSTVSFMLLMAAFLLCPSLLIAESEQGELQVTQWQVLWETSALDWEYIASTDEGWLDIDIREGVPGKPEGAQSAWFRFRLPPLQWDKAGLWIEQVYACEVEALSEEGRRLFRSSRMFSFDMNPVLIALDRSAEEQVIYIHVKTPFEQLGIHDTVRIGDYQKLLPEYVKKGLVNVVMGSALILIAVVMLICTLFLRNIFFSSWLSLCVLILCAGVMIFTYSSFTYTYFFHTEVWSLVIYDFAMLVFFPLLTYYFELMFGPGPYWIIRRLRQIQTAYSLLSMAVLFLNILSDNRFYDLYYFLSVRVLGFLILIQFVVLISASIRYAFHKDKDAILFCVGFVAFALITGCELIWFLLHPGYYYMVYWKWGILLFVVALIIILGRKIARNHEQVVQYSKELELYNHRLQRSEKMEIISELAASVAHEVRNPLQVTRGFLQLLEKQSGPKEKEYYHLALTELDRASGIITDFLTFAKPELNELALLNVGEELEHVQGVLLPLANMQGAEITLDVPPDLAIVGNSSKFKQAFINLVKNSIEALHSNGWIRIAAHKQDGKVIIRIRDNGVGMNRKELARLGEPYYSNKTKGTGLGLMVTFRIIEVMQGKLEFHSEKGVGTEVTVTFPAVEKEQE, translated from the coding sequence ATGAGAACAATTTTTAAATATTCAACCGTGTCGTTCATGCTTCTCATGGCGGCCTTTCTTCTGTGCCCTTCTCTTCTGATTGCGGAATCGGAGCAGGGGGAATTGCAAGTTACGCAATGGCAGGTGCTGTGGGAGACGTCGGCCCTGGATTGGGAGTACATTGCCTCCACGGATGAGGGTTGGCTAGATATCGATATTCGCGAAGGAGTGCCCGGCAAGCCCGAAGGGGCCCAATCGGCCTGGTTCCGCTTCAGGCTGCCGCCGCTGCAGTGGGACAAGGCCGGGCTCTGGATTGAACAGGTATACGCCTGCGAAGTAGAGGCATTATCGGAAGAAGGGCGAAGACTGTTCCGGTCTTCGCGGATGTTCTCCTTCGACATGAATCCGGTGCTTATTGCGCTGGATCGCAGCGCCGAGGAGCAGGTCATCTATATACACGTAAAGACGCCTTTCGAGCAGTTGGGCATTCACGATACGGTCCGGATCGGAGACTATCAAAAGCTGCTCCCCGAGTATGTGAAAAAGGGACTCGTCAATGTCGTCATGGGGAGCGCCCTCATACTTATCGCGGTTGTCATGCTCATTTGCACGCTGTTTCTCCGGAACATATTTTTCTCAAGCTGGCTGTCGCTCTGCGTGCTCATTCTATGCGCGGGGGTAATGATCTTTACGTACTCATCCTTTACCTATACGTATTTTTTCCATACCGAAGTCTGGTCGCTCGTTATTTATGATTTTGCGATGCTGGTCTTCTTCCCGTTGCTTACGTACTATTTCGAATTGATGTTCGGCCCGGGCCCGTATTGGATCATCCGCAGACTCCGGCAGATCCAGACCGCGTATTCCCTTCTGTCTATGGCCGTTCTGTTCCTTAATATTTTGTCGGATAACCGCTTTTATGATTTGTACTATTTCCTGTCGGTTCGCGTGCTCGGCTTCCTGATCCTGATTCAGTTCGTCGTGCTGATCTCGGCGTCCATCCGTTACGCCTTCCACAAAGATAAAGACGCCATTCTGTTCTGCGTCGGATTTGTCGCCTTTGCGCTGATCACCGGATGCGAATTAATCTGGTTCCTGCTTCATCCCGGCTATTATTATATGGTGTACTGGAAGTGGGGGATCCTGCTATTCGTTGTTGCGCTTATCATTATTTTGGGCCGCAAAATCGCGCGCAATCACGAGCAGGTCGTTCAATATTCGAAAGAACTGGAGCTGTACAACCACCGGCTTCAGCGTTCGGAGAAGATGGAGATCATTAGCGAACTGGCCGCTTCCGTTGCCCATGAAGTGCGGAATCCGCTGCAGGTAACGCGGGGCTTCCTCCAACTGCTGGAGAAGCAGTCCGGTCCAAAAGAGAAGGAATACTACCATTTGGCGCTGACCGAACTGGATCGGGCATCCGGTATAATTACCGATTTCCTCACCTTTGCGAAGCCCGAGCTAAACGAGCTGGCCCTGCTGAATGTAGGGGAGGAATTGGAGCATGTCCAAGGGGTCCTCCTGCCGTTGGCCAACATGCAGGGGGCGGAGATCACGCTCGACGTGCCGCCGGATCTCGCGATCGTAGGGAACTCGTCCAAGTTCAAGCAGGCATTTATCAATCTGGTCAAGAACAGCATTGAGGCTCTGCACAGCAACGGGTGGATCCGGATTGCCGCTCATAAGCAGGACGGGAAGGTCATCATACGGATTCGGGACAACGGGGTAGGAATGAACAGGAAGGAGCTGGCGCGGCTGGGCGAGCCCTATTACTCGAACAAGACGAAGGGTACCGGACTTGGACTGATGGTGACCTTCCGCATCATTGAAGTGATGCAGGGCAAGCTGGAATTCCACAGCGAGAAAGGCGTCGGAACCGAGGTTACCGTAACTTTTCCGGCTGTGGAGAAAGAACAGGAGTAA
- a CDS encoding sensor histidine kinase, with the protein MWETSPRTWEEIASVREGWEKVDSRKSIPPLSEGVQSAWIRIQLPVLDPEQPALYIGKLYANEVEVWGPDGRRLFHDSRDYFHDIFHLLVPLEPEYNTIYIHTSANKGRVGIQIPVIIGEYDLLQGKYVKEGLTEIVIGSSLILIAFIMFVCAIFLRGIELPSWLSLTLVILSLGIVTITYSKFTYTFLKDWGHLSVRLFDFAMMVLFPSLTYFFMKFLGSGPYKIIFRYFMFQVCYSVIWFLLFVYFVEIKKDDSHPIYTLFSIHIFSIYMIVLFIFLLIFSISHAIRKNKDAILFTLGFSLFSIMSVGEVSWYTFISREYELYLWKWGVVCFVVCLILILGRRTAENHRRVIFYAKELELFNGKLQQSEKMEILSELAASVAHEVRNPLQVTRGFLQLLGGKTGTKEQEYLNLALTELDRASEIITDFLTFAKPELDEIQVLDVADELRHIEGILMPMATMHGGAIELDANPDLRIQGNSSKFKQAFINMIKNSIEAFTEKGLIRVEAYEREGQVIIRIEDNGIGMDEEELKRLGEPYFSNKTKGTGLGLMVTFRIIEVMQGKMHIKSEKGVGTVITVSFPSVLR; encoded by the coding sequence ATGTGGGAGACGAGTCCCAGGACGTGGGAGGAGATCGCTTCCGTCCGGGAAGGCTGGGAGAAGGTTGATAGCAGGAAGTCGATTCCGCCGTTGTCAGAGGGCGTGCAATCGGCATGGATTCGGATTCAGTTGCCGGTGTTAGATCCGGAACAACCTGCGTTGTATATTGGAAAGTTGTACGCAAATGAGGTGGAAGTATGGGGACCCGACGGCAGAAGGCTCTTCCATGATTCAAGGGATTACTTTCACGATATTTTTCATCTCCTTGTTCCGCTGGAGCCAGAATACAATACGATATATATTCATACATCTGCCAACAAGGGGAGAGTCGGGATTCAAATCCCCGTCATTATAGGTGAATATGACCTGCTTCAAGGGAAATATGTTAAGGAAGGGCTGACGGAAATAGTAATTGGAAGCAGCCTGATACTTATTGCTTTCATTATGTTTGTATGTGCAATTTTTCTGCGTGGAATCGAGTTGCCAAGCTGGCTATCATTGACGCTTGTTATCTTGTCGCTAGGTATTGTTACGATAACATACTCAAAGTTCACCTATACGTTTTTGAAAGATTGGGGGCATTTGAGCGTCAGATTATTTGATTTCGCAATGATGGTTTTGTTTCCTAGCTTGACCTATTTCTTTATGAAATTTTTGGGGAGCGGTCCTTATAAAATAATTTTTAGATATTTTATGTTCCAAGTTTGTTATTCGGTCATCTGGTTCCTTTTATTTGTATATTTTGTCGAAATCAAGAAAGATGATTCCCATCCGATTTATACTTTATTTTCAATACACATATTTAGCATTTATATGATTGTCCTATTTATTTTCCTGTTGATTTTCTCAATTAGCCACGCCATTCGGAAGAACAAAGATGCAATATTGTTTACTCTTGGTTTCAGCTTGTTCTCTATTATGTCTGTCGGTGAGGTCAGTTGGTACACTTTTATATCGAGGGAATATGAACTGTATTTATGGAAATGGGGAGTTGTCTGTTTTGTTGTCTGCCTTATCCTTATACTGGGGCGGAGAACTGCGGAAAATCATCGCCGCGTCATTTTTTATGCGAAGGAACTGGAGTTGTTCAACGGCAAGCTCCAGCAATCGGAGAAGATGGAGATATTAAGCGAGCTGGCCGCGTCCGTCGCACATGAAGTAAGGAATCCGTTGCAGGTCACGCGGGGATTTTTGCAGCTTCTCGGCGGCAAGACGGGGACGAAGGAGCAGGAATATTTGAACCTTGCCTTGACCGAACTGGATCGGGCATCCGAGATCATTACCGATTTCTTAACGTTCGCGAAGCCAGAACTTGATGAGATTCAAGTCCTCGATGTAGCTGATGAGTTGAGGCATATCGAGGGCATCTTGATGCCGATGGCGACAATGCATGGGGGCGCGATCGAACTGGATGCGAATCCGGATCTCCGGATTCAGGGGAACTCGTCCAAGTTCAAGCAAGCCTTTATTAATATGATAAAAAACAGCATTGAGGCGTTCACCGAGAAAGGACTGATTCGGGTCGAGGCTTACGAGCGGGAAGGACAGGTTATTATCCGAATTGAGGATAATGGCATCGGCATGGACGAGGAGGAGCTTAAGCGACTTGGCGAGCCGTACTTTTCGAATAAGACGAAGGGGACTGGGCTTGGGTTGATGGTTACTTTCCGCATCATTGAAGTAATGCAGGGGAAAATGCATATCAAGAGCGAGAAGGGTGTTGGTACCGTCATTACCGTCTCTTTTCCTTCTGTTTTAAGATAA
- a CDS encoding HAD family hydrolase: MQFVFDLDGTICFRGQPLTDPIVQCLEELGQKGHEVIFASARPIRDMLPVLPESLHGGSLIGGNGSMIAKEGRVVHTEAFTAEQASTLLALIAEHEAAYLIDSDWDYAYTGPDDHPIRNNLDPSRLARCIALEELKTIVKILILSARDMEGLAEKLSRLGVVVHRHRHEDVIDLSPPNIHKWNALQRLGVKEGRYIAFGNDANDIPMFRTAGHAVMIGHHPELAAYATEDIPLQGDDEARIIAKIQELAAWHPLMASN; encoded by the coding sequence TTGCAATTCGTATTTGATTTAGATGGTACTATATGCTTTCGCGGGCAGCCGCTGACGGACCCGATTGTCCAATGTCTCGAGGAATTGGGCCAAAAGGGCCATGAAGTGATTTTCGCCTCCGCCCGCCCGATTCGGGATATGCTGCCTGTGCTGCCTGAATCTCTTCACGGCGGTTCGCTTATCGGGGGGAACGGCTCCATGATTGCCAAGGAAGGCCGGGTCGTGCACACCGAAGCCTTCACGGCAGAGCAAGCTTCGACACTGCTTGCGCTTATCGCCGAGCATGAAGCCGCCTACCTCATCGATAGCGACTGGGACTATGCTTATACCGGTCCGGACGACCATCCGATTCGGAACAACCTCGACCCGTCCCGGCTGGCGCGTTGCATTGCCCTCGAAGAGCTGAAGACGATAGTAAAAATTTTAATTCTATCCGCTCGCGATATGGAAGGTCTGGCGGAAAAGCTGTCCCGCCTCGGGGTCGTCGTGCATCGTCACCGCCACGAGGACGTCATCGATCTCAGCCCGCCGAATATTCATAAATGGAACGCGCTCCAGCGCCTCGGCGTCAAGGAAGGCCGCTACATCGCCTTCGGCAACGATGCGAATGATATCCCGATGTTCCGGACGGCCGGACATGCGGTCATGATCGGACATCATCCGGAGCTGGCCGCCTATGCAACGGAAGATATTCCGCTCCAGGGAGACGATGAAGCGCGCATTATCGCCAAGATTCAGGAGCTCGCGGCATGGCATCCATTGATGGCATCGAATTGA
- a CDS encoding winged helix-turn-helix domain-containing protein, translated as MDFTPQSSLPISVEQSKLLGNAKRIKIIAALQDKPKTAKQVADELKQTPGSIHYHIQKLYEGGLIDLVDTQSAGGIIEKYYKAKAAWYSSEGAQFNDPALAQDLDDASRTLLSLRLYLSPVQREELVSEFRSFLEHWVQKTADNHEDNSQEFAIGVKVVSTEQES; from the coding sequence ATGGACTTCACACCGCAGTCCTCTCTTCCGATTTCGGTCGAACAATCCAAGCTGCTTGGCAATGCCAAGCGAATTAAGATTATTGCCGCCCTTCAGGACAAACCCAAGACAGCGAAGCAGGTCGCCGATGAACTGAAGCAGACGCCCGGCAGCATTCACTACCATATCCAGAAGCTGTATGAAGGCGGGCTGATCGATCTGGTGGATACCCAGTCGGCGGGCGGAATTATCGAAAAGTACTACAAGGCGAAAGCCGCATGGTACAGCTCGGAAGGCGCTCAATTCAACGACCCGGCGCTGGCGCAAGATCTGGATGACGCATCCCGTACCCTGCTCAGCCTCCGCTTGTATCTATCGCCTGTTCAGCGGGAGGAACTTGTGTCCGAGTTCCGTTCTTTTCTGGAACATTGGGTGCAGAAGACGGCGGACAATCATGAAGACAATAGTCAGGAGTTCGCGATTGGCGTGAAAGTGGTGTCAACGGAGCAGGAGTCTTGA
- a CDS encoding methionine synthase I, with product MEWFDEYMEDVEAIFAEAARLVSSFPAPLVEMGLRYLEKSNPLLTESTNYICYLLPFWLQEATGAERKGCRRLGLAGVFMMLHYCLLDDVMDSPEQRRWHKTLALGHLCYIEYEKVYRELFPAFSPFWHAFNQYSAEWAEAVSMELEHDFFLNDRIKVAHKASPVKLSAVGSAYLGGTDHLLPAITAAVDTVLVTLQMSDDAEDWEKDLREGSYNCLLSWIRSMSNRPSGASPTPDEVRQAITVSDALQGYAAIAAENHARLQRLSISSPHLLAFHQAMADSLKQEADYIYEERNKLMSGGFSYILSNLAK from the coding sequence ATGGAATGGTTCGACGAATACATGGAGGATGTGGAGGCGATATTTGCAGAGGCGGCGCGCCTTGTCTCATCGTTCCCCGCACCGTTGGTGGAGATGGGCCTTCGCTATTTGGAAAAGTCAAACCCGCTGCTTACGGAGTCCACTAACTATATCTGCTATTTGCTCCCGTTCTGGCTGCAGGAGGCCACCGGAGCAGAGCGAAAAGGGTGTCGCCGCTTGGGACTGGCCGGCGTCTTCATGATGCTGCATTATTGCTTGCTGGATGATGTCATGGATAGCCCTGAGCAGAGAAGGTGGCATAAGACGTTGGCGCTGGGACATCTCTGCTACATCGAATATGAAAAGGTTTACCGTGAGCTGTTCCCTGCCTTCTCGCCGTTCTGGCATGCCTTCAACCAATACAGCGCCGAATGGGCCGAAGCCGTCAGCATGGAGTTGGAGCATGACTTCTTCCTGAACGACCGGATTAAAGTCGCGCACAAAGCGTCGCCCGTCAAGCTATCCGCCGTCGGATCAGCCTATCTTGGCGGAACGGATCATTTGCTGCCAGCCATTACGGCCGCGGTAGATACTGTGCTTGTCACGCTGCAAATGTCCGATGACGCAGAGGATTGGGAGAAGGATTTGCGGGAAGGGAGCTATAATTGCCTATTATCCTGGATCCGCTCCATGTCGAACCGGCCGTCCGGCGCATCGCCGACGCCTGACGAGGTGCGCCAGGCCATCACCGTGTCCGACGCCTTGCAGGGCTATGCTGCCATCGCGGCAGAGAACCATGCCCGGCTTCAGCGGCTGTCTATCTCCTCCCCGCACTTGCTCGCCTTCCATCAGGCGATGGCAGACAGTCTTAAGCAAGAAGCCGATTACATATATGAAGAAAGAAATAAGCTGATGTCGGGCGGATTTTCATATATATTGTCTAATCTAGCAAAATAG
- a CDS encoding NHLP leader peptide family RiPP precursor, producing the protein MSINQMHMNQIVQRAWEDATFKEKLLADPKSSIKELLGISIPEHIQLTTVEESPNQYVLVIPPNPVEVMKTTSTARKGIW; encoded by the coding sequence ATGTCTATTAATCAAATGCATATGAATCAAATCGTCCAAAGAGCATGGGAGGATGCCACATTCAAAGAGAAGCTGCTAGCTGATCCGAAGTCCTCCATCAAGGAATTATTAGGCATTTCGATTCCTGAGCATATTCAATTGACTACGGTAGAAGAGTCTCCGAACCAATATGTACTGGTGATTCCTCCGAATCCGGTGGAGGTTATGAAAACTACTTCAACAGCGAGAAAGGGTATTTGGTAA